The proteins below are encoded in one region of Actinomycetota bacterium:
- a CDS encoding substrate-binding and VWA domain-containing protein produces the protein MQPARRNNVPLVVAAIAGILLIVVLRNVFGGGRDTSDTGAAGNQAAQPRQGCIGLSVVGSSEKAALLAQIATEYERGDREVRGRCVDVQVTSKSSGGAAEALARGWDPGVDGPRPDVWSPAASSWVTILRQRLAERDAPNIVPDDLPHVAETPLVIAMPRPMAEALGWPAKPIGWGDVLSLAQDPAGWGKFGHPEWGAFRLGKTNPNFSTSGLNATIGAFFAATGKSSDLTEADLQDPKVSAFVKGVESSVVHYGDISLTFLENLQKADDQGTGLTYISAVTVEEKSVWDYNKGNPTGDPATLGKHKPPKTPLAAVYPKEGTLVSDNPYTVLNAEWVDDAQKAAAADFLKFLQSPKQQERFQKAAFRDFKGNPGSEISQSNGVLPKGAQSVISPPSPSVLDRVQKSWAQLRKRARVLLVMDVSGSMGTAVPKSGSSRLELAKAGAIKALDQLAQDDEVGLWIFSSELQGTTPYQELVPVSPVAQRVGEIKQRIGSLVPRGGTALYATTKASVRTLQRSYDPMRINAVVLLTDGRNEYPPDTDLDGTLRELRSEGNQATIRVFPIAYGEDADLTTLRKIAEASRAAAYDAGDPQSIDKVFTAVISNF, from the coding sequence ATGCAGCCGGCCCGCCGCAACAACGTTCCGCTCGTGGTCGCAGCCATTGCCGGAATCCTGCTCATCGTGGTGCTTCGGAACGTTTTCGGCGGGGGCCGCGACACATCGGACACGGGCGCCGCCGGAAACCAGGCCGCGCAGCCCCGCCAGGGCTGCATCGGACTGTCGGTGGTGGGGTCCTCTGAGAAGGCGGCTCTGCTCGCCCAGATAGCCACCGAGTACGAGCGCGGCGACCGCGAGGTCCGGGGCCGCTGCGTGGACGTTCAGGTGACCTCAAAGTCGTCCGGCGGTGCGGCCGAGGCACTTGCCAGAGGCTGGGACCCCGGCGTTGACGGCCCACGCCCGGACGTGTGGTCGCCCGCCGCCTCGTCCTGGGTGACGATCCTGCGGCAGAGGCTCGCCGAGCGCGACGCGCCCAACATCGTCCCGGACGATCTCCCGCACGTGGCGGAGACGCCCTTGGTGATCGCCATGCCCCGGCCGATGGCCGAGGCCTTGGGCTGGCCGGCCAAGCCGATCGGCTGGGGTGACGTCCTTTCGCTGGCGCAGGACCCCGCCGGGTGGGGCAAGTTCGGTCACCCGGAGTGGGGGGCGTTCCGTCTCGGCAAGACCAACCCCAATTTCTCCACGTCCGGTCTCAACGCCACGATCGGCGCGTTCTTCGCCGCTACGGGCAAGTCCAGCGACCTGACGGAGGCCGACCTGCAGGACCCGAAGGTCTCGGCCTTTGTGAAAGGCGTGGAGTCGTCGGTCGTCCACTACGGGGACATATCCCTGACGTTCCTGGAGAACCTCCAGAAGGCCGACGACCAGGGCACCGGCCTCACCTACATCTCGGCCGTCACGGTGGAGGAGAAGTCGGTGTGGGACTACAACAAGGGCAACCCGACCGGCGACCCCGCGACGCTCGGGAAGCACAAGCCTCCGAAGACGCCCCTCGCCGCCGTCTACCCCAAGGAAGGAACCCTGGTCTCGGACAACCCGTACACGGTGCTCAACGCGGAGTGGGTTGACGACGCCCAGAAGGCGGCCGCCGCCGATTTTCTGAAGTTTCTGCAGTCCCCCAAGCAGCAGGAGCGTTTCCAGAAAGCGGCCTTCCGCGATTTCAAGGGCAACCCCGGCAGCGAGATCAGCCAGTCGAACGGGGTTCTGCCCAAGGGGGCCCAGTCGGTGATCTCGCCCCCCTCCCCCAGCGTCCTGGACCGCGTCCAGAAGTCGTGGGCCCAGTTGCGCAAGAGGGCGCGGGTTCTTCTGGTGATGGACGTCTCCGGGTCGATGGGGACAGCCGTCCCGAAGTCGGGATCCTCACGCCTGGAGCTGGCGAAGGCGGGGGCCATCAAGGCGCTGGACCAGCTCGCCCAGGACGACGAGGTGGGGCTGTGGATCTTCAGCTCGGAGCTACAGGGGACCACGCCCTACCAGGAGCTGGTCCCCGTGTCGCCGGTGGCACAGCGGGTCGGCGAAATCAAGCAGCGAATCGGGTCGCTGGTCCCGCGCGGTGGCACCGCTCTGTACGCCACGACAAAGGCCTCCGTCCGCACTCTTCAGCGCAGCTACGACCCGATGCGGATCAACGCGGTCGTGCTCCTCACCGACGGCCGCAACGAGTATCCGCCCGACACCGACCTCGACGGGACACTGCGAGAGCTACGAAGCGAGGGCAATCAGGCGACCATCCGCGTGTTTCCCATCGCGTACGGCGAGGACGCCGATCTGACGACCCTCAGGAAGATCGCCGAGGCCTCCCGCGCGGCGGCCTACGACGCGGGTGACCCCCAGTCGATCGACAAGGTGTTCACCGCCGTCATCTCCAACTTCTGA